From Acidipropionibacterium acidipropionici, one genomic window encodes:
- a CDS encoding glycosyltransferase family 2 protein, with translation MNDQTGDAPIGPAPGGGEGPRTAEGLTDWSIPVVPSLPVKQEDWAWAHERRPEPPTRVSPEQVAAVLIVHQAGEWLGRALARLAGLADRPGVTIAVDMGSEDESADLLASAQRDGLIEDVLHTPGDRTPGEGVASAVAILPDDITHLWILHDDLELTPDSLHQMLVEVSRAPMADVAFPTLLRPAMRNYPEFIEEQGQTLSTTGARVLPVVDRGDIDQHQGEPVRVLGGSTAGMFISLKAWRRVGGFDPAVPLFRDGVEFGWRANEAGLVVRTAPSCAIHHRQAGRGWERDSVLAERPDLTDRLVGMRMVAARSESVTRTSLALMLQCLVRALVLLLGKAPGRAADELRAGTRLWRTRSQTAAMAERISTFRQSCDPDDVAHTARLLPTHRRMWRRIADQFAGDVSDRLHPGRDSDLGTSIDELTADDDFAGREHHTVLNPYTVMVVGMLLLGVVAGRSLFGSGSAVSSWLAPAPGGLSGAWSAWLAAVPGQLGGSSPWLGVAALGSVITVGQPEVFARACLLLAPLAAAMSAHRLTRRVLGLGVPAVLVASMWALLPVITGSLARGSITGLAMAVVTPQVALHSWRLLAPATIDVDELWGAGTSGASDRWRSAGAAAAWTAIAISLVPASWVMVLIVMVAALRADRTVWRQVLLVLIAPLVVVSPWLVRIASAPARLITGADPLLTGTFAPRAGLWVLLGGGVSVAAVPAWVSLVGVLPLWFAALWALTWLLRHRGAEGAAGRGRVIGTAAVSLLAFLAAGIAARRLVPLWGTEIHPEIETWQMVGLGGLLALVATAWQGTLLAVQADDEAAEDQESDPDRAPSLGELMARWSSKVLPGVLTVGLVASCLWWVAGGAGQPLHRVSSKLPAYVTAVQDSPRRTRTLMILVQGGGTSWNLVDSRNPGWGTGEKPVISTDPRIRADASELARAVATGDVGEDLAARLKAMGVAHVWLRGAADDVVSQVSNASGLTSARADADTTVWSLDGDPSRAWLVSGRSVTQLSGTVPSGSGDRRLVIAEPRDDRWRVSVGGVELERLDAEPSGGIGQTYRLGSASGPVTWSMPNQGWVVLVEVGAMLILMIVAGPNASRRAPAPRRSMEADK, from the coding sequence GTGAATGATCAGACCGGAGACGCGCCCATCGGCCCCGCCCCGGGTGGCGGGGAGGGGCCTCGCACCGCCGAGGGCCTCACCGACTGGAGCATCCCGGTCGTGCCGTCGCTCCCGGTGAAGCAGGAGGACTGGGCGTGGGCGCACGAGCGTCGGCCCGAGCCTCCCACCCGGGTGTCGCCCGAGCAGGTCGCCGCCGTGCTCATCGTCCATCAGGCCGGGGAGTGGCTGGGCCGCGCTCTCGCCCGACTCGCCGGTCTGGCGGACCGCCCCGGGGTGACCATCGCCGTCGACATGGGCTCGGAGGACGAGTCCGCCGATCTGCTGGCCTCCGCGCAGCGCGACGGCCTCATCGAGGATGTGCTGCACACCCCCGGCGACCGGACCCCCGGCGAGGGGGTGGCATCGGCCGTCGCGATACTGCCCGATGACATCACCCACCTGTGGATCCTCCACGACGACCTCGAGCTCACCCCGGACAGCCTCCATCAGATGCTCGTCGAGGTGTCGCGTGCGCCGATGGCCGACGTCGCCTTCCCCACTCTGCTGCGCCCGGCCATGCGCAACTACCCGGAGTTCATCGAGGAGCAGGGGCAGACCCTCAGCACCACCGGTGCCCGGGTGCTGCCGGTGGTCGACCGCGGCGACATCGACCAGCACCAGGGCGAGCCCGTCCGGGTGCTGGGCGGTTCCACCGCCGGCATGTTCATCTCCCTGAAGGCCTGGCGGCGGGTCGGAGGGTTCGATCCCGCGGTGCCACTGTTCCGCGACGGCGTCGAGTTCGGATGGCGGGCCAATGAGGCCGGCCTGGTGGTGCGCACCGCGCCGAGCTGCGCGATCCACCACCGGCAGGCCGGACGCGGATGGGAGAGGGACTCTGTGCTGGCCGAGCGCCCCGATCTCACCGACCGTCTGGTGGGCATGCGGATGGTCGCGGCCCGCTCGGAATCGGTGACCCGGACCAGCCTGGCCCTCATGCTCCAGTGCCTGGTGCGCGCCCTCGTGCTGCTCCTCGGAAAGGCGCCCGGCAGGGCCGCCGACGAGCTCCGGGCCGGCACCCGGCTGTGGCGGACAAGGTCGCAGACGGCCGCGATGGCCGAAAGGATCAGCACCTTCCGGCAGAGCTGCGATCCCGACGACGTCGCCCACACGGCCCGCCTGCTGCCGACCCACCGCCGAATGTGGCGCAGGATCGCCGACCAGTTCGCCGGAGACGTCTCCGACCGGCTGCACCCGGGGCGCGACTCCGACCTCGGCACCTCCATCGACGAGCTGACCGCCGACGACGACTTCGCCGGCCGCGAGCACCACACCGTCCTCAACCCGTACACCGTCATGGTGGTGGGCATGCTGCTCCTGGGGGTCGTCGCCGGCCGCTCGCTGTTCGGCTCCGGCTCCGCCGTGTCCTCCTGGCTGGCCCCCGCCCCCGGCGGGCTCTCCGGGGCCTGGTCGGCCTGGCTGGCAGCGGTGCCGGGCCAGCTTGGAGGCTCCTCACCGTGGCTGGGCGTCGCCGCACTGGGGTCGGTGATCACCGTCGGCCAGCCCGAGGTCTTCGCACGGGCGTGCCTGCTCCTGGCCCCTCTGGCGGCCGCCATGTCCGCCCACCGCCTCACTCGACGGGTCCTTGGCCTGGGGGTGCCCGCCGTCCTGGTGGCGTCGATGTGGGCGCTTCTGCCGGTGATCACCGGCAGCCTGGCCAGGGGATCGATCACCGGCCTCGCGATGGCCGTGGTGACCCCCCAGGTCGCACTGCACAGCTGGCGGCTGCTGGCACCGGCGACGATCGACGTCGACGAGCTGTGGGGGGCCGGTACCTCCGGCGCTTCGGACCGCTGGCGCAGCGCCGGCGCCGCGGCGGCCTGGACGGCGATCGCCATCAGTCTGGTACCGGCCAGCTGGGTGATGGTCCTGATCGTCATGGTGGCGGCCCTGCGGGCCGACCGCACGGTGTGGCGACAGGTGCTGCTGGTGCTGATCGCACCCCTGGTCGTGGTGAGCCCATGGCTGGTGCGGATCGCCTCGGCGCCGGCCCGTCTCATCACCGGCGCCGATCCGCTGCTCACCGGGACCTTCGCGCCGCGGGCCGGCCTGTGGGTGCTGCTGGGTGGCGGCGTCAGCGTCGCCGCGGTGCCCGCCTGGGTGAGCCTGGTCGGCGTCCTGCCCCTGTGGTTCGCGGCCCTGTGGGCCCTCACCTGGCTGCTGCGTCACCGCGGGGCCGAAGGGGCCGCCGGACGCGGTCGGGTGATCGGCACCGCCGCGGTGTCCCTGCTGGCCTTCCTGGCCGCCGGGATCGCCGCACGTCGACTCGTGCCCCTGTGGGGCACCGAGATTCATCCCGAGATCGAGACCTGGCAGATGGTCGGCCTGGGAGGGCTGCTGGCGCTCGTCGCCACGGCCTGGCAGGGGACCCTGCTGGCCGTCCAGGCCGATGACGAGGCCGCCGAGGACCAGGAGTCCGACCCCGACCGCGCCCCGAGCCTGGGGGAGCTGATGGCCAGGTGGAGTTCCAAGGTGCTGCCGGGGGTGCTGACCGTCGGACTGGTGGCGTCCTGCCTGTGGTGGGTCGCCGGTGGCGCCGGCCAGCCGCTCCACAGGGTGTCCTCGAAGCTGCCCGCCTATGTCACCGCGGTGCAGGACTCGCCGCGGCGCACCCGGACGCTCATGATCCTGGTGCAGGGCGGCGGGACGAGCTGGAACCTCGTCGATTCCCGCAACCCGGGGTGGGGGACCGGCGAGAAGCCGGTGATCTCCACCGATCCGCGGATCAGGGCCGACGCGTCCGAGCTCGCCCGAGCGGTGGCGACCGGGGATGTGGGTGAGGATCTCGCCGCCCGGCTCAAGGCCATGGGGGTCGCCCACGTGTGGCTGCGGGGTGCGGCCGACGACGTCGTCTCCCAGGTGAGCAACGCGTCCGGGCTGACCTCGGCCAGGGCCGACGCCGACACCACGGTGTGGAGTCTGGACGGGGATCCGTCGAGGGCCTGGCTGGTCTCGGGCCGCAGCGTCACGCAGCTGTCGGGGACCGTGCCGTCCGGCTCGGGAGACCGGCGTCTGGTGATCGCCGAGCCCCGCGATGACCGTTGGCGGGTGAGCGTCGGAGGGGTCGAGCTCGAGCGCCTGGACGCCGAACCGTCCGGGGGGATCGGGCAGACCTATCGACTGGGCTCGGCCTCGGGGCCGGTGACCTGGTCGATGCCGAACCAGGGCTGGGTGGTCCTGGTGGAGGTGGGTGCGATGCTCATCCTCATGATCGTTGCCGGACCGAACGCCTCGCGGCGCGCTCCGGCTCCCCGACGCTCGATGGAGGCGGACAAGTGA